A window of the Shinella zoogloeoides genome harbors these coding sequences:
- the cyoB gene encoding cytochrome o ubiquinol oxidase subunit I has product MFGDISFTHFLFGRLTLEAIPYHEPILVATFAAVAVGGLALLALITKFRLWGYLWHEWFTSVDHKKIGIMYIVLAIVMLLRGFADAIMMRIQQAIAFNGSEGYLNPHHYDQIFTAHGVIMIFFVAMPFVTGFMNYVVPLQIGARDVSFPFLNNFSFWMTTAGAVIIMMSLFVGEFARTGWLAYPPLSGADYSPGVGVDYYIWGLQVAGVGTTLSGINLIATIVKMRAPGMTFMKMPVFTWTSLCTNILIVATFPILTATLALLSLDRYVGTHFFTNDLGGNPMMYINLIWIWGHPEVYILVLPAFGIFSEVVATFCGKRLFGYTSMVYATCVIMILSYIVWLHHFFTMGSGASVNAFFGITTMIISIPTGAKMFNWLFTMYRGRIRYEVPMLWTVGFMVTFVIGGMTGVMLAIPPADFVLHNSLFLIAHFHNVIIGGVLFGLMAGVVYWFPKAFGYKLDPFWGKMSFWFWQIGFFFAFMPLYVLGLMGVTRRVSQFEDPSLQIWFIIAAFGAFLIALGIGSFIVQLVVSYLRRDQLRCDSGDPWDGRTLEWSTSSPPPDYNFAFTPVVHDHDSWYDMKNRGYVRPLEGFKPIHMPKNTGTGVILAGLSVVLAFALIWYIWWLAAVSFIAILAVSIAHTFNYDRDFFIPAETVTATEEARTKLLAERT; this is encoded by the coding sequence ATGTTCGGTGACATCAGCTTCACGCACTTCCTCTTCGGGCGGCTCACGCTGGAAGCGATCCCCTATCACGAGCCGATCCTCGTCGCGACTTTCGCGGCCGTGGCGGTCGGCGGCCTCGCGCTTCTTGCGCTGATCACGAAGTTCCGGCTCTGGGGCTATCTCTGGCACGAGTGGTTCACCTCGGTCGATCACAAGAAGATCGGCATCATGTACATCGTGCTCGCCATCGTGATGCTGCTGCGCGGTTTCGCCGACGCCATCATGATGCGCATCCAGCAGGCCATCGCCTTCAACGGCAGCGAGGGCTATCTCAACCCGCACCACTACGACCAGATCTTCACCGCCCATGGCGTGATCATGATCTTCTTCGTGGCGATGCCCTTCGTCACCGGCTTCATGAACTATGTCGTGCCGTTGCAGATCGGCGCGCGCGACGTGTCCTTCCCCTTCCTCAACAACTTCTCCTTCTGGATGACGACGGCGGGCGCGGTGATCATCATGATGTCGCTGTTCGTGGGGGAATTCGCGCGCACCGGCTGGCTCGCCTATCCGCCGCTTTCCGGCGCGGATTACAGCCCCGGCGTCGGCGTCGATTATTACATATGGGGCCTGCAGGTGGCGGGCGTGGGGACCACGCTCTCGGGCATCAACCTCATCGCGACCATCGTGAAGATGCGCGCACCGGGCATGACCTTCATGAAGATGCCGGTCTTCACCTGGACCTCGCTCTGCACCAACATCCTGATCGTCGCGACCTTCCCGATCCTCACCGCCACGCTCGCGCTGCTCTCGCTCGACCGCTATGTCGGCACGCATTTCTTCACGAACGATCTCGGCGGCAATCCGATGATGTATATCAACCTCATCTGGATCTGGGGCCATCCGGAGGTCTACATCCTCGTGCTGCCGGCCTTCGGCATCTTCTCCGAGGTGGTGGCGACCTTCTGCGGCAAGCGCCTCTTCGGCTATACGTCGATGGTCTACGCGACCTGCGTGATCATGATCCTCTCCTACATCGTCTGGCTGCACCACTTCTTCACGATGGGCTCGGGCGCCTCGGTCAACGCCTTCTTCGGCATTACGACCATGATCATCTCGATCCCGACGGGGGCGAAGATGTTCAACTGGCTCTTCACCATGTATCGCGGCCGCATCCGCTACGAGGTGCCGATGCTGTGGACGGTCGGCTTCATGGTGACCTTCGTCATCGGCGGCATGACGGGCGTCATGCTGGCGATCCCGCCGGCCGACTTCGTGCTGCACAACTCGCTCTTCCTCATCGCCCACTTCCACAATGTCATCATCGGCGGCGTGCTGTTCGGGCTGATGGCGGGCGTCGTCTACTGGTTCCCCAAGGCCTTCGGCTACAAGCTCGATCCCTTCTGGGGCAAGATGAGCTTCTGGTTCTGGCAGATCGGCTTCTTCTTCGCCTTCATGCCGCTCTACGTGCTCGGCCTGATGGGCGTCACCCGCCGCGTCAGCCAGTTCGAGGACCCCTCGCTGCAGATATGGTTTATCATCGCCGCCTTCGGCGCCTTCCTGATCGCGCTCGGCATCGGCTCCTTCATCGTCCAGCTCGTCGTCAGCTATCTGAGGCGCGACCAGCTTCGCTGCGACAGCGGCGATCCGTGGGACGGCCGCACGCTCGAATGGTCGACCTCCTCGCCGCCGCCGGACTACAACTTCGCCTTCACGCCCGTCGTCCACGATCACGATAGCTGGTACGACATGAAGAACCGCGGCTATGTACGCCCGCTGGAAGGCTTCAAGCCGATCCATATGCCGAAGAACACGGGGACGGGCGTTATCCTCGCCGGCCTCTCCGTCGTGCTCGCCTTCGCGCTGATCTGGTACATCTGGTGGCTGGCGGCCGTTTCCTTCATCGCGATCCTCGCGGTGTCGATCGCCCATACTTTCAACTACGACCGCGACTTCTTCATCCCCGCCGAAACGGTGACGGCGACGGAAGAGGCGCGCACCAAACTGCTTGCAGAACGGACCTGA
- the cyoD gene encoding cytochrome o ubiquinol oxidase subunit IV: MSHESASDAHHSHSHGHEAGHGSFRGYMTGFVLSVILTAIPFWLVMAGVLDSKLLTAVIVMGIGVVQIVVHMVYFLHMNPRSEGGWTMMALIFTLIIVGIAIAGSLWVMHHLNANMMPMTHEMMKNMP, translated from the coding sequence ATGAGCCACGAAAGCGCTTCTGACGCCCATCACTCGCACAGCCATGGCCACGAGGCCGGCCACGGCTCCTTCCGGGGCTACATGACCGGCTTCGTCCTGTCGGTCATCCTGACGGCCATTCCCTTCTGGCTGGTCATGGCGGGCGTGCTCGACAGCAAATTGCTGACGGCGGTCATCGTCATGGGCATCGGCGTCGTGCAGATCGTCGTTCACATGGTCTATTTCCTGCACATGAACCCGCGTTCGGAAGGCGGCTGGACGATGATGGCGCTGATCTTCACGCTCATCATCGTCGGCATCGCCATCGCCGGCTCCCTCTGGGTCATGCATCACCTCAATGCGAACATGATGCCGATGACCCACGAGATGATGAAGAACATGCCTTGA
- the cyoC gene encoding cytochrome o ubiquinol oxidase subunit III → MSATQVHNPDEKPVFYLTQEYHPENSTTLGFWLYLMSDCLIFAVLFATHGVLGRSYAAGPSPADLFDLNLVAINTAMLLLSSITYGFAMLQMERNAKMETLVWLGITGVFGAAFLALELYEFHHLIAEGAGPTRSAFLSSFFTLVGTHGLHVTFGILWLVTLMVQVRKHGLTHENRRRLTCLSMFWHFLDVIWIGVFSFVYLLGVLG, encoded by the coding sequence ATGAGCGCGACCCAAGTCCACAACCCGGACGAAAAGCCGGTCTTCTACCTGACGCAAGAGTATCACCCGGAAAACAGCACCACGCTGGGGTTCTGGCTCTACCTGATGAGCGACTGCCTGATCTTCGCCGTGCTCTTCGCGACCCATGGCGTGCTCGGCCGCAGCTATGCGGCCGGTCCCTCGCCGGCGGACCTCTTCGACCTCAACCTCGTCGCCATCAATACGGCGATGCTGCTCCTGTCCTCCATCACCTATGGCTTCGCCATGCTCCAGATGGAGCGCAATGCGAAGATGGAGACGCTGGTCTGGCTCGGCATCACCGGCGTCTTCGGCGCGGCCTTCCTGGCGCTGGAGCTTTACGAGTTCCATCATCTGATCGCCGAGGGCGCAGGCCCGACGCGCTCGGCCTTCCTGTCGTCCTTCTTCACGCTTGTCGGCACGCACGGCCTGCACGTCACCTTCGGCATCCTCTGGCTGGTCACGCTGATGGTGCAGGTGAGAAAGCACGGCCTCACTCATGAAAATCGCCGCCGGCTGACCTGCCTTTCCATGTTCTGGCATTTCCTCGATGTTATCTGGATCGGCGTCTTCTCCTTCGTCTACCTCCTGGGAGTTCTCGGATGA
- a CDS encoding sensor histidine kinase, with amino-acid sequence MTDNERDDSRRPDPDALLALAEKDRRGKLTVFLGAAPGVGKTYAMLSRARRLKAEGVDVVVGLVETHGRSETAALLEGLDVLPRLEASHRGKALEEFDIDGALARRPRIVLVDELAHSNPEGSRHPKRYQDIEELIAAGIDVWTALNIQHLESLADLVAQITGVTVRERVPDVVLKKADEVVLVDLPPTELIERLKEGKVYLPESASRAVDRFFRLGNLTALRELALRRTADRVDDQMVDYLKQNAIEGPWATGERLLVCVGPDALSEKVLRVASRLASGLNAPWLVVSIERADREVETTERLQRMEALFRLAEQLGAETRRVVGNDFVEEILKLARREHATQIVIGAKRRRGLTRFLSPSLPDSLSRKAAGMGVHFVTPEKAEKAPAAARPSLPAVASYRQSALIAAGLTAVMAVVGKLVYVFAELPNISLLFLLAVLGAAVLGGYVSAFIAAILSALAYNFLFIDPLHTFTITAPHEVFALFVFLSVAIIAGGFASRIKEQAEVARVRATALQSLYDFSRKLSTTATADDAIWVAVSHLQASLKRNIVLLLPDRADLRVAAVWPPDTELDVTDFTAARWTRDKQETAGSGTGTLPNSRFEFRPLMGPHGLVGVCGIQQTEERLDINAERALSAILDQTAIAIDRARLSEESVEQAAKLEGERYREALLSSISHDLRTPLATIMGAVTSLRQLGDRMTSESRDDLLQSIEEEGSRMSRFVSNLLDMTRIESGTLKPKGDWLDVSDVVQAAVERARKYFPGKVIETGIAPDLPLVEGDSVLLGQVLFNLLDNAVKYGGDEPVNVYARKDGGDVLISVTDLGKGIPPSEIDRVFEKFYRRGKPDGRAPGTGLGLSIARGFVEAMGGRIHAESPAVKKRGTRIVIRFPASEKKAGGAK; translated from the coding sequence ATGACGGACAACGAGCGCGACGACAGTCGCAGGCCCGATCCCGATGCATTGCTTGCCCTGGCGGAGAAAGACCGCCGGGGCAAGTTGACCGTTTTTCTGGGCGCGGCCCCCGGCGTCGGCAAGACCTACGCCATGCTCTCGCGCGCCAGACGCCTGAAGGCGGAGGGCGTGGACGTCGTCGTCGGCCTCGTGGAGACCCACGGCCGCAGCGAGACGGCCGCCCTGCTCGAAGGGCTGGACGTGCTGCCGCGCCTCGAAGCCAGCCATCGCGGCAAGGCGCTGGAAGAGTTCGACATCGACGGCGCGCTCGCCCGCCGGCCGCGCATCGTGCTGGTGGACGAGCTTGCCCATTCCAACCCCGAAGGAAGCCGGCACCCCAAGCGCTACCAGGATATCGAGGAGCTGATCGCCGCCGGCATCGACGTGTGGACGGCGCTCAACATCCAGCATCTGGAAAGCCTCGCCGACCTCGTGGCGCAGATCACCGGCGTCACGGTGCGCGAGCGCGTGCCCGATGTCGTCCTGAAGAAAGCCGACGAGGTCGTGCTGGTCGACCTGCCGCCGACGGAGCTGATCGAGCGTCTCAAGGAAGGCAAGGTCTACCTGCCGGAAAGCGCCAGCCGCGCCGTCGACCGCTTCTTCCGCCTCGGCAACCTGACGGCGCTGCGCGAGCTTGCCCTTCGCCGCACCGCCGACCGGGTGGACGACCAGATGGTCGACTATCTCAAGCAGAACGCCATCGAAGGCCCATGGGCGACGGGCGAGCGGCTGCTCGTCTGCGTCGGGCCGGACGCGCTTTCGGAAAAGGTCCTGCGCGTGGCGAGCCGCCTTGCCTCCGGCCTCAACGCGCCCTGGCTCGTCGTCTCCATCGAGCGCGCCGACCGCGAGGTGGAAACGACCGAGCGGCTGCAGCGCATGGAAGCGCTGTTCCGCCTTGCCGAACAGCTCGGCGCGGAAACCCGGCGCGTGGTCGGCAACGACTTCGTCGAGGAAATCCTGAAGCTCGCGCGCCGCGAGCATGCGACGCAGATCGTCATCGGCGCAAAGCGCCGGCGCGGCTTGACGCGGTTTCTCTCCCCTTCCCTGCCGGATTCGCTTTCGCGCAAGGCGGCCGGCATGGGCGTCCATTTCGTGACGCCGGAAAAGGCCGAGAAGGCGCCCGCCGCGGCGCGCCCCTCCCTTCCCGCCGTCGCCTCCTACCGCCAGTCGGCACTGATCGCCGCCGGCCTCACCGCCGTCATGGCGGTCGTCGGCAAGCTGGTCTATGTCTTCGCGGAATTGCCCAATATCTCGCTGCTCTTCCTGCTGGCCGTTCTCGGCGCGGCGGTGCTGGGCGGCTACGTCTCGGCCTTCATCGCGGCGATCCTCTCGGCGCTCGCCTACAACTTCCTCTTCATCGACCCGCTGCACACCTTCACCATCACCGCGCCGCACGAGGTCTTCGCACTGTTCGTCTTCCTATCCGTGGCGATCATCGCCGGCGGCTTCGCCTCGCGCATCAAGGAGCAGGCGGAGGTCGCGCGCGTGCGCGCCACCGCCCTGCAATCGCTCTACGATTTCTCGCGCAAGCTCTCGACCACCGCGACGGCGGACGATGCGATCTGGGTGGCGGTCTCGCATCTTCAGGCAAGCCTCAAGCGCAACATCGTGCTGCTGCTGCCGGACAGGGCCGACCTGCGCGTCGCCGCCGTCTGGCCGCCGGACACCGAACTCGACGTCACCGACTTCACGGCGGCGCGCTGGACGCGCGACAAGCAGGAAACCGCCGGCTCCGGCACCGGCACGCTGCCCAACAGCCGCTTCGAGTTCCGCCCGCTGATGGGTCCGCACGGACTGGTCGGCGTCTGCGGCATCCAGCAGACCGAGGAGCGGCTGGACATCAACGCCGAACGCGCCCTCTCGGCGATCCTCGACCAGACTGCCATCGCCATCGACCGCGCCCGGCTTTCGGAGGAGAGCGTGGAACAGGCGGCCAAGCTCGAGGGCGAGCGCTACCGCGAGGCGCTGCTTTCCTCCATCTCGCACGACCTGCGCACCCCGCTTGCGACGATCATGGGTGCCGTCACCAGCCTGCGCCAGCTCGGCGACCGCATGACCTCGGAAAGTCGCGACGACCTGCTCCAGTCCATCGAGGAGGAGGGCAGCCGCATGAGCCGCTTCGTTTCCAACCTTCTCGACATGACGCGCATCGAATCCGGCACGCTGAAGCCGAAGGGCGACTGGCTCGACGTCTCCGACGTGGTGCAGGCCGCCGTCGAGCGCGCCCGCAAATATTTCCCCGGCAAGGTCATCGAGACCGGCATTGCACCCGACCTGCCGCTCGTCGAGGGCGATAGCGTGCTGCTCGGGCAGGTGCTCTTCAACCTGCTCGACAATGCGGTGAAATATGGCGGGGACGAGCCGGTCAACGTCTATGCCCGCAAGGACGGCGGCGACGTGCTGATCTCCGTCACCGATCTGGGCAAGGGCATTCCGCCTTCGGAGATCGACCGTGTCTTCGAGAAGTTCTACCGCCGCGGCAAGCCAGACGGCCGCGCACCCGGCACGGGCCTCGGCCTTTCCATCGCCCGCGGCTTCGTCGAGGCGATGGGCGGCAGAATCCATGCGGAAAGCCCCGCCGTGAAGAAGCGGGGCACGCGCATCGTCATCCGCTTCCCGGCCAGCGAGAAAAAGGCGGGCGGGGCGAAATGA
- the kdpC gene encoding potassium-transporting ATPase subunit KdpC, which translates to MLNHLRPAITLVLTLTALLGLAYPLAVTGVAQAVMPAAANGSLIERDGAVVGSALIGQSFTTDRYFWPRPSATGPNAYNAASSSGSNLGTTSARLKERVAADVERLKAAGLATPVPADAVTTSGSGLDPHVSPAFARAQIARVAKARGLSETDVATLVESRIEGRLFGFIGEPRVNVLQLNLALDAHGT; encoded by the coding sequence ATGCTGAATCATCTTCGCCCGGCCATCACCCTCGTCCTCACGCTCACAGCCCTTCTGGGGCTTGCCTATCCGCTCGCCGTGACGGGCGTCGCGCAGGCCGTCATGCCCGCCGCGGCAAACGGCTCTCTGATCGAAAGGGACGGAGCCGTCGTCGGCTCCGCCCTGATCGGCCAGTCCTTCACGACGGACCGCTACTTCTGGCCGCGCCCCTCCGCGACCGGCCCCAATGCCTATAACGCCGCCTCTTCCTCCGGCTCGAACCTCGGCACGACCTCGGCCAGGCTCAAGGAGCGCGTCGCGGCCGATGTCGAGCGGCTGAAGGCGGCGGGCTTGGCTACGCCCGTTCCCGCCGATGCCGTCACCACCTCCGGCTCCGGCCTCGACCCGCATGTCTCGCCCGCCTTTGCGCGGGCGCAGATCGCCCGGGTGGCAAAGGCCCGGGGACTTTCGGAAACGGACGTGGCAACCCTTGTCGAAAGCCGTATAGAAGGCCGGCTTTTCGGATTCATCGGCGAGCCGCGGGTGAACGTGCTACAGCTCAATCTGGCGCTCGACGCACACGGAACATGA
- a CDS encoding SURF1 family protein, producing MPEPSPRARHLLTGLLACLAAVSLALGVWQVQRLFWKLDLIERVESRIHAAPVAAPVRAEWPDVTRQKDEYRRVTATGLFRHDRTALVQAVTERGAGFWVLTPLALADGSTLLVNRGFVPAERSSPDARVASELAAGPVAVTGLLRMSEPGGAFLRSNDPAKDRWFSRDVTAIAAAKGLEDVAPYFIDADATPNPGGLPIGGLTVVSFRNSHLVYALTWFALAAMSAFAAWQVHRRRLA from the coding sequence ATGCCCGAGCCGTCCCCTCGCGCCCGACACTTGCTCACCGGCCTCCTCGCCTGCCTCGCCGCCGTCTCCCTCGCGCTCGGCGTCTGGCAGGTGCAGCGGCTCTTCTGGAAGCTCGACCTGATCGAGCGCGTCGAAAGCCGCATCCACGCCGCGCCCGTGGCCGCGCCGGTGCGGGCGGAATGGCCGGACGTCACCCGTCAGAAGGACGAATACCGCCGCGTCACCGCGACCGGCCTTTTCCGGCATGACAGGACGGCGCTGGTCCAGGCCGTGACGGAGCGCGGCGCCGGCTTCTGGGTGCTGACGCCGCTTGCCCTTGCTGATGGCTCCACCCTGCTCGTCAATCGCGGCTTCGTGCCCGCCGAGCGCAGTTCGCCCGACGCGCGCGTGGCGAGCGAGCTTGCAGCCGGCCCCGTCGCGGTCACCGGCCTTCTGCGTATGAGCGAGCCGGGCGGCGCGTTCCTGCGCTCCAACGATCCGGCGAAAGATCGCTGGTTCTCCCGCGACGTCACGGCGATTGCCGCCGCCAAAGGGCTGGAGGATGTCGCGCCCTATTTCATCGATGCGGATGCGACGCCCAATCCGGGCGGTCTTCCCATCGGCGGCCTGACGGTCGTTTCCTTCCGCAACAGCCATCTCGTCTATGCGCTGACATGGTTTGCGTTGGCGGCCATGAGCGCGTTTGCGGCCTGGCAGGTCCATCGCCGCCGGCTGGCGTGA
- a CDS encoding response regulator produces MTSERILVVDDEPQIQRFLKPALKAAGYDVVEAATGGEALKAVATAAPDLVILDLGLPDMDGKEVVASLRGWTTIPIIILSARERESEKIAALDLGADDYIEKPFGIGELTARIRTALRHRERAAAPPATLSTDGLIIDTVRRLVLREEEPVRLTPKEYDLLTLLARHAGRVVTHKTLLTSVWGPAHGEDLHYLRVFIGQLRQKIERDPTHPTIVRTEPGVGYRLVVDQEA; encoded by the coding sequence ATGACGAGCGAACGCATCCTCGTCGTCGACGACGAGCCGCAGATCCAGCGTTTCCTGAAGCCCGCCCTCAAGGCGGCCGGCTACGACGTCGTCGAGGCCGCAACCGGCGGCGAGGCGCTGAAGGCGGTGGCGACGGCCGCGCCCGATCTCGTCATCCTCGACCTCGGCCTGCCGGACATGGACGGCAAGGAGGTCGTGGCCAGCCTGCGCGGCTGGACGACCATTCCGATCATCATCCTCTCGGCGCGCGAGCGCGAGAGCGAGAAGATCGCCGCCCTCGATCTCGGCGCGGACGACTATATCGAAAAGCCCTTCGGCATCGGCGAGTTGACGGCGCGCATCCGCACGGCGCTGCGTCACCGCGAGCGCGCCGCCGCGCCGCCGGCGACGCTTTCCACCGACGGCCTCATCATCGATACCGTGCGCCGGCTGGTGCTGCGCGAGGAAGAGCCGGTCCGGTTGACGCCGAAGGAATACGACCTCCTCACGCTGCTGGCCCGCCATGCCGGCCGCGTCGTCACCCACAAGACGCTGCTCACCTCCGTCTGGGGACCGGCGCATGGCGAGGACCTGCATTACCTGCGCGTCTTCATCGGCCAGCTTCGCCAGAAGATCGAGCGCGATCCGACACACCCGACGATCGTCCGGACAGAGCCGGGCGTCGGCTACCGGCTGGTGGTCGATCAGGAGGCCTAG
- the cyoA gene encoding ubiquinol oxidase subunit II, producing the protein MLGALSGCNMVVMSPSGDIAAQQRDLIVVSTILMLVIIVPVIVLTLFFAWRYRQSNTAATYDPEWHHSTGLEVIIWSAPLAIIIALGAITWVSTHKLDPYRPLDRIDAARPVAAETKPLTVEVVALDWKWLFFYPDYGIATVNEMAAPVDVPINFKLTASSVMNAFYVPALAGMIYTMPGMETKLHAVINKAGEYEGLSSNYSGDGFSHMRFKFHGVDQAGFDAWVARVRQTGTALNRDAYLKLERPSAREPVRYFSSVDEGLYQAILNMCVREGQMCMREMMHIDMTGGAGTDSHENRERLRHDNRHAAEAAPGATFPETGNPARSEEPAEGVETRQEEPAATDHDAHQSH; encoded by the coding sequence ATGCTCGGCGCCCTTTCGGGCTGCAACATGGTGGTCATGTCGCCCTCGGGCGACATCGCGGCGCAGCAACGAGACCTGATCGTTGTCTCGACGATCCTGATGCTGGTCATCATCGTGCCGGTGATCGTCCTGACGCTGTTCTTCGCCTGGCGCTATCGCCAGTCGAACACGGCCGCCACATACGATCCCGAATGGCACCATTCCACCGGCCTCGAGGTCATCATCTGGTCGGCGCCGCTCGCCATCATCATCGCGCTCGGGGCGATCACCTGGGTCAGCACCCACAAGCTCGACCCCTACCGTCCACTCGACCGGATCGACGCGGCGCGCCCGGTGGCCGCCGAGACGAAGCCGCTCACCGTCGAGGTGGTGGCGCTCGACTGGAAATGGCTGTTCTTCTACCCGGATTACGGCATCGCCACCGTCAACGAGATGGCCGCGCCCGTCGACGTACCGATCAACTTCAAGCTCACCGCCTCCTCGGTGATGAACGCCTTCTACGTTCCCGCGCTCGCCGGCATGATCTACACCATGCCCGGCATGGAGACGAAGCTGCACGCCGTCATCAACAAGGCCGGCGAATACGAGGGCCTGTCGTCCAACTATAGCGGCGACGGCTTCTCCCATATGCGCTTCAAGTTCCACGGGGTCGACCAGGCCGGTTTCGACGCCTGGGTCGCCCGGGTGCGGCAGACCGGCACGGCGCTCAACCGCGACGCCTATCTGAAGCTCGAGCGGCCGAGCGCCCGGGAGCCGGTGCGCTACTTCTCCTCCGTCGACGAGGGCCTCTACCAGGCCATCCTCAACATGTGCGTGCGCGAGGGACAGATGTGCATGCGGGAAATGATGCATATCGACATGACGGGCGGCGCGGGCACAGACAGCCACGAGAACCGGGAGCGGCTGCGGCACGACAACCGCCATGCCGCCGAAGCGGCGCCCGGCGCCACCTTCCCCGAAACCGGCAATCCCGCGCGCAGCGAAGAGCCGGCCGAGGGCGTGGAGACCCGGCAGGAGGAGCCGGCCGCCACGGACCACGACGCGCACCAGTCGCACTAG
- the kdpB gene encoding potassium-transporting ATPase subunit KdpB — protein sequence MSKDHHAPSLLAPAILLPAVRDAFVKLDPRQLVRNPVIFVTEAVAAVVTVLFLRDLSTGSAEAGFSGQIAAWLWFTVLFATFAEAVAEGRGRAQADSLKRTKSELVARRLTATGAAETIPATTLAVGDIVLVAAGELIPGDGEVIEGVASVNESAITGESAPVIRESGGDRSAVTGGTQVLSDEIRVRITVAPGSSFVDRMIALIEGAQRQKTPNEIALSILLSGLTLIFLFVCVAIWGLAGYSGTVLTVTVLAALLVTLIPTTIGGLLSAIGIAGMDRLVRFNVIATSGRAVEAAGDVDTLLLDKTGTITFGNRMASDFLPAPSVLQAELAEAALIASLSDETPEGRSIVALAAGEFGVKAPEARFDAVIEFTAETRLSGVDVAGRRLRKGAVDAVLRFAGTTENEASDEFRRAVETIARSGGTPLAVADGNRLLGVIHLKDVVKPGIKERFAALRAMGIRTIMVTGDNPVTAAAIASEAGVDDFLAQATPEDKLAYIRREQQGGRLIAMCGDGTNDAPALAQADVGVAMQTGTQAAREAANMVDLDSSPTKLIEIVEIGKQLLMTRGSLTTFSIANDVAKYFAIIPALFVATYPALNALNVMNLASPQSAILSAVIFNALIIVALIPLALRGVAYRPAGAAALLRRNLLVYGLGGLILPFAGIKAIDLAVSALHLV from the coding sequence AGCCGGCTTCTCCGGCCAGATCGCCGCCTGGCTCTGGTTCACGGTGCTGTTCGCGACCTTCGCGGAGGCCGTCGCCGAAGGGCGCGGCCGGGCGCAGGCCGACAGCCTCAAGCGCACGAAATCCGAACTCGTCGCCCGGCGGCTCACCGCCACGGGCGCGGCCGAGACGATCCCGGCGACCACGCTTGCCGTCGGCGACATCGTGCTCGTGGCCGCCGGCGAGCTGATCCCCGGCGACGGCGAGGTGATCGAAGGCGTCGCCTCGGTCAACGAAAGCGCCATCACCGGCGAATCCGCCCCCGTGATCCGCGAATCCGGCGGCGACCGCTCGGCCGTCACCGGCGGCACGCAGGTGCTGTCCGACGAGATCAGGGTCAGGATCACCGTCGCGCCCGGCTCCTCCTTCGTCGACCGCATGATCGCGCTCATCGAGGGCGCGCAGCGCCAGAAGACGCCGAACGAGATCGCGCTTTCGATCCTGCTCTCCGGCCTCACGCTGATCTTCCTCTTCGTCTGCGTCGCCATCTGGGGCCTTGCCGGCTATTCCGGCACTGTCCTCACCGTCACAGTGCTCGCCGCCCTCCTCGTCACGCTCATCCCGACGACCATCGGCGGCCTGCTCTCGGCCATCGGCATCGCCGGCATGGACCGCCTCGTGCGCTTCAACGTCATCGCCACCTCGGGCCGCGCGGTGGAGGCGGCCGGCGACGTCGATACGCTGCTGCTCGACAAGACCGGCACGATCACCTTCGGCAACCGCATGGCCAGCGACTTCCTGCCCGCCCCTAGCGTCTTACAGGCCGAGCTTGCGGAAGCCGCACTCATCGCCAGCCTTTCCGACGAAACGCCGGAGGGCCGCTCCATCGTGGCGCTCGCCGCCGGCGAATTCGGCGTCAAGGCACCCGAAGCCCGCTTCGACGCGGTGATCGAGTTCACCGCCGAAACCCGCCTGTCGGGCGTGGACGTCGCCGGCCGCCGGCTGCGCAAGGGCGCGGTGGATGCCGTGCTGCGCTTTGCCGGCACCACCGAGAACGAAGCCTCCGACGAGTTCCGCCGCGCCGTCGAGACGATCGCCCGCAGCGGCGGCACGCCGCTCGCCGTCGCCGACGGCAACCGGCTCCTCGGCGTCATCCACCTGAAGGACGTGGTGAAGCCCGGCATCAAGGAGCGTTTCGCGGCGCTGCGCGCCATGGGCATCCGCACCATCATGGTGACGGGCGACAACCCGGTCACCGCCGCCGCCATCGCCTCGGAAGCCGGCGTCGACGATTTCCTCGCCCAGGCCACCCCGGAAGACAAGCTCGCCTATATCCGCCGCGAACAGCAGGGCGGCCGGCTCATCGCCATGTGCGGCGACGGCACCAACGACGCCCCTGCACTGGCCCAAGCCGATGTCGGCGTCGCGATGCAGACCGGCACGCAGGCGGCGCGCGAGGCGGCGAACATGGTCGACCTCGATTCCAGCCCCACCAAGCTCATCGAGATCGTCGAGATCGGCAAGCAGCTCCTCATGACGCGCGGCTCGCTCACCACCTTCTCCATCGCCAACGACGTCGCGAAATATTTCGCGATCATCCCGGCGCTGTTCGTCGCGACCTATCCGGCCCTTAACGCGCTCAACGTCATGAACCTCGCCTCGCCGCAATCGGCCATCCTGTCGGCGGTCATCTTCAACGCGCTGATCATCGTCGCGCTCATTCCGCTGGCGCTGCGCGGCGTCGCCTACCGCCCGGCGGGCGCGGCCGCGCTCCTGCGCCGCAACCTCCTCGTCTACGGCCTCGGCGGCCTGATCCTGCCCTTCGCCGGCATCAAGGCCATCGACCTTGCCGTCAGCGCTCTCCATCTGGTGTAA